Proteins co-encoded in one Alphaproteobacteria bacterium PA2 genomic window:
- a CDS encoding NAD(P)-dependent alcohol dehydrogenase, whose amino-acid sequence MRALEVKEPWGVDQLNVVERDAPTPGHGQVLVRMKAISLNYRDLLMVGGAYGRGPAQGGAVTPFSDACGVVEAVGPGVTRVAVGDRVSTLFFQNWVSGKPDLAKLTSALGFPVPGAGAELQVFSQEGVSRVPDFLTDEQVATLPCAALTAWRGLFVDASLEPGDTVVLQGTGGVSIFGLQFAKAAGLRTIITSSSDEKLERARALGADHTINYRETPDWSGPVRAATNGVGADFVMEVGGAGTIQQTLRAIKIGGHIAIIGVVAAGGEGINPAVLIGNSAKMQGLSVGSRDMFEAMCRSIELSRITPVVDKVFPWTEARAAFESMRGGEHFGKIVLTF is encoded by the coding sequence TTGGGGCGTTGATCAACTGAATGTCGTCGAGCGCGATGCGCCGACCCCGGGACATGGTCAGGTCCTGGTGCGGATGAAGGCCATTTCCCTGAACTATCGTGACCTGTTGATGGTGGGTGGCGCCTATGGCCGCGGTCCGGCTCAAGGCGGGGCGGTTACACCCTTCTCCGACGCCTGCGGGGTGGTCGAGGCCGTAGGCCCGGGGGTGACCCGGGTGGCGGTGGGCGACCGGGTTTCGACCCTCTTCTTCCAGAACTGGGTGTCCGGGAAGCCTGACCTGGCCAAGCTGACAAGCGCCCTGGGTTTCCCCGTTCCCGGCGCCGGGGCCGAACTGCAGGTCTTCAGCCAGGAGGGGGTGTCCAGGGTTCCCGACTTCCTGACCGACGAGCAGGTGGCGACATTGCCGTGCGCGGCGCTCACCGCCTGGCGCGGTCTGTTCGTAGACGCCAGCCTCGAGCCTGGCGACACGGTCGTGCTGCAAGGCACAGGCGGGGTCTCGATCTTTGGCCTTCAGTTCGCCAAGGCGGCGGGCCTCAGGACCATCATCACCTCATCGTCCGATGAGAAGCTGGAGCGGGCCAGGGCCCTGGGCGCCGATCACACCATCAACTATCGCGAGACGCCGGACTGGTCAGGACCCGTTCGGGCAGCGACCAACGGCGTTGGGGCGGACTTCGTCATGGAAGTCGGTGGGGCCGGCACCATCCAGCAGACCCTTCGCGCCATCAAGATCGGCGGCCACATAGCCATCATCGGCGTGGTGGCCGCCGGGGGCGAGGGGATCAATCCAGCGGTCCTGATCGGCAACAGCGCGAAAATGCAGGGCCTGTCAGTGGGGTCGCGGGACATGTTCGAGGCCATGTGCCGCTCGATCGAGCTGAGCAGGATCACACCCGTGGTGGACAAGGTCTTCCCCTGGACCGAGGCCCGGGCGGCGTTTGAGTCCATGCGCGGCGGCGAGCACTTCGGAAAGATCGTCCTGACCTTCTAG
- a CDS encoding 3-methyladenine DNA glycosylase 2, which produces MELDDDACYRAFSMRDARFDGRIFGAVRTTGIYCRPVCPARTPKRENIAFYPSAAAAQEAGFRPCLRCRPETSPDLGAWNGTSNTVSRAMSLIEQGALDDGDVEALASRLGVGERQLRRLFRQHLGASPVAVAQTRRVLLAKQLIHQTRLPMAEVALASGFGSVRRFNETFQHLYRKPPGALRRTEGAEVSAAAGAGATLRLPYRPPYDWDNMLAFLTFRAIPHVERVVDGAYVRTLCVNGETGVVRVAKGPGDDLAVTLWFARVQVWPAVIARIRRVFDLAADPDLIGRHLSEDPELAPMVARRPGLRAPGAWDGFELAVRAVLGQQITVVGARNIAGRLAESYGEAVDLEAAQAFGLTRLFPTAAALAALDPEALPMPRARGRGLIAMAGLAAGDPDLFGPRRSLDEAVERLVALPGIGPWTAQYIAMRALREPDAFPHADLGLMRAFEDGQGRRPSPNELLVRAEHWRPWRAYAASHLWAHDAAKDQKTGTANAA; this is translated from the coding sequence ATGGAACTGGATGATGACGCCTGCTACCGCGCCTTTTCGATGCGCGACGCCCGATTTGACGGACGGATCTTCGGGGCCGTGCGTACGACGGGAATCTATTGTCGGCCAGTCTGTCCGGCCCGGACCCCCAAGCGCGAGAACATAGCCTTCTATCCCTCGGCGGCGGCGGCCCAGGAGGCGGGCTTCCGGCCCTGCCTGCGCTGTCGTCCGGAGACCTCGCCCGATCTGGGCGCGTGGAACGGAACGTCCAACACGGTCTCCCGGGCCATGTCCCTGATCGAGCAGGGCGCCCTCGACGACGGCGATGTCGAAGCCCTGGCCAGCCGACTGGGTGTGGGCGAAAGGCAGCTTCGGCGGCTGTTCCGCCAGCACCTGGGCGCCTCGCCGGTGGCTGTGGCCCAGACCCGCCGGGTTCTGCTCGCCAAGCAGCTGATCCACCAGACCCGACTGCCCATGGCCGAGGTCGCCCTGGCCTCGGGGTTTGGCAGCGTCCGGCGGTTCAACGAGACCTTCCAGCACCTCTACCGCAAGCCTCCGGGCGCCCTGAGGCGCACGGAGGGCGCCGAGGTTTCAGCGGCGGCCGGAGCCGGCGCGACCCTCAGACTGCCCTACCGGCCCCCCTATGACTGGGACAACATGCTGGCCTTCCTGACCTTCCGGGCCATTCCCCATGTGGAGCGGGTGGTGGACGGCGCCTATGTCCGGACCCTCTGCGTCAATGGCGAGACCGGTGTGGTCCGGGTCGCCAAGGGGCCCGGGGACGACCTTGCCGTCACCCTCTGGTTCGCCAGGGTCCAGGTCTGGCCCGCTGTCATCGCCAGGATCCGCCGGGTGTTTGATCTGGCCGCTGATCCCGACCTGATCGGCAGGCACTTATCGGAGGACCCCGAACTGGCGCCCATGGTGGCCCGCCGTCCGGGCCTGAGGGCGCCCGGCGCCTGGGACGGGTTCGAGCTTGCGGTCCGCGCCGTACTGGGCCAGCAGATCACCGTGGTCGGCGCCCGGAACATCGCCGGACGGCTGGCGGAGTCCTATGGAGAGGCCGTGGACCTTGAAGCGGCGCAGGCCTTTGGCCTGACCCGGCTGTTCCCCACGGCCGCAGCCCTCGCGGCCCTCGATCCGGAGGCCCTGCCCATGCCCAGGGCGCGGGGCAGGGGACTGATCGCCATGGCGGGTCTGGCGGCCGGCGATCCCGACCTGTTCGGGCCTAGGCGCAGCCTTGACGAAGCCGTCGAGCGCCTGGTCGCCCTTCCGGGTATCGGTCCCTGGACCGCCCAGTACATCGCCATGCGCGCCCTGCGCGAGCCTGACGCCTTCCCCCATGCTGACCTCGGCCTCATGCGGGCCT
- a CDS encoding DUF4199 domain-containing protein, producing the protein MLRLILIYGLISGLVIEAATLIGIVAGAENGVSVWLGYLVMLAGLTLVFAGVKRYRDDLPEGRISFLKALGVGLGIAGVANVIYVLGWEIYLAATGYRFIDEYAASLLASHAQDAPAALAKVQAQVDDMRKLYANPVSRMGVTFIEMAPVGVGVSILSAALLRFPKVWPRKQSV; encoded by the coding sequence ATGCTTCGTTTGATCCTCATCTATGGCCTGATCTCCGGCCTTGTCATCGAGGCAGCCACCCTCATCGGCATTGTGGCCGGAGCCGAGAATGGCGTCTCTGTCTGGCTGGGTTATCTGGTCATGCTGGCGGGTCTGACCCTGGTCTTCGCAGGGGTGAAGCGTTACCGCGACGATCTGCCTGAAGGTCGCATCAGTTTCCTGAAGGCCCTGGGCGTCGGCCTGGGCATAGCCGGTGTGGCCAACGTCATCTATGTCCTCGGGTGGGAGATCTACCTCGCCGCCACGGGGTACAGATTCATCGACGAGTATGCGGCGTCCCTGCTGGCCAGCCATGCGCAGGATGCACCCGCCGCCCTGGCCAAGGTCCAGGCCCAGGTCGATGATATGCGTAAGCTCTACGCAAACCCGGTCTCCCGCATGGGGGTGACCTTCATCGAAATGGCGCCGGTAGGGGTCGGGGTTTCCATCCTGTCCGCCGCCCTGTTGCGCTTCCCGAAGGTCTGGCCCCGCAAACAGTCAGTCTGA
- a CDS encoding helix-turn-helix transcriptional regulator: MNWTPASAGVTSAAGALPLLIRPCSHGVMVRLILTYGAVLGGLALALGGLQVASILRPDLNILIAALVGAVFLALGLVIGLSLHRRRLPEPGSGPLSPRELEVLTLVGEGRPNKVIARALAISPNTVKTHLARIFEKVGARNRTQALVRARELGILP, translated from the coding sequence ATGAACTGGACCCCGGCCTCCGCCGGGGTGACCAGCGCAGCGGGGGCCTTGCCGCTTCTGATCAGACCATGTTCTCATGGGGTCATGGTGCGACTGATCCTGACCTATGGCGCGGTGCTTGGCGGGCTGGCCCTGGCGCTGGGCGGGCTGCAGGTTGCGAGCATTCTTCGCCCGGACCTCAACATCCTGATCGCGGCCCTGGTCGGTGCGGTCTTTCTGGCGCTTGGACTTGTTATTGGCCTGTCGCTTCACCGCAGGCGACTGCCCGAACCTGGCTCCGGCCCCCTCAGCCCCCGGGAACTTGAGGTCCTGACCCTTGTGGGGGAGGGGCGGCCCAACAAGGTCATTGCCCGCGCCCTGGCGATTTCGCCCAATACCGTAAAGACCCATCTGGCCCGCATATTCGAGAAGGTCGGCGCCCGGAACAGAACCCAGGCCCTGGTCCGGGCGCGGGAGCTGGGAATTCTGCCGTGA